A single region of the Glycine max cultivar Williams 82 chromosome 20, Glycine_max_v4.0, whole genome shotgun sequence genome encodes:
- the LOC100790414 gene encoding angio-associated migratory cell protein isoform X1 — translation MSAPPHHDDDDDNEEVFLDESDIIHEVAMDNEDLPDADDDSELLEEDEDGDFVHKFTAHTGELYSVACSPTDADLVATAGGDDRGFLWKIGQGDWAFELQGHEESVSSLAFSYDGQCLASGSLDGIIKVWDVSGNLEGKKFEGPGGGIEWLRWHPRGHILLAGSEDFSIWMWNTDNAALLNTFIGHGDSVTCGDFTPDGKIICTGSDDATLRIWNPKTGESTHVVRGHPYHTEGLTCLTINSTSTLALSGSKDGSVHIVNITTGRVVDNNALASHSDSIECVGFAPSGSWAAVGGMDKKLIIWDIEHLLPRGTCEHEDGVTCLAWLGASYVASGCVDGKVRLWDSRSGECVKTLKGHSDAIQSLSVSSNRNYLVSASVDGTACAFEVENFR, via the exons ATGAGTGCTCCACCTCATCATGATGATGACGACGACAACGAAGAAGTTTTCCTTGATGAGTCTGACATCATCCATGAAGTTGCCATGGATAATGAAGATCTTCCTGACgctgatgatgattctgaactCCTCG AAGAGGATGAGGATGGTGATTTTGTGCACAAATTCACTGCTCATACCG GGGAGTTGTACTCAGTTGCCTGCAGCCCAACAGATGCAGACTTGGTGGCTACTGCAGGCGGTGATGACAGAGGATTTCTCTGGAAGATTGGCCAAGGGGATTGGGCTTTTGAGCTTCAAG GTCACGAAGAATCTGTATCCAGTTTAGCTTTTAGCTATGATGGACAGTGTTTGGCATCAGGAAGCTTAGATGGAATTATTAAAGTCTGGGATGTATCTGGAAATTTGGAAGGTAAAAAATTTGAAGGACCTGGAGGGGGCATTGAG TGGCTTAGGTGGCATCCAAGAGGACACATACTCTTAGCTGGTTCTGAGGATTTCAGCATTTGGATGTGGAATACTGATAATGCTGCCTTACTTAATACATTTATTGGTCATGGTGATAGTGTAACCTGTGGTGATTTTACTCCCGATG GGAAAATAATATGTACTGGTTCTGATGATGCAACCTTGAGAATATGGAATCCAAAAACTGGAGAAAGCACTCATGTTGTGCGGG GCCATCCATATCATACCGAGGGATTAACATGCTTGACAATAAATTCAACTTCAACTCTTGCTCTTTCTGGTTCTAAGGATGGATCGGTCCATATTGTGAATATCACCACAGGAAGA GTTGTTGATAATAATGCCCTTGCTTCTCATTCAGATTCCATTGAGTGTGTTGGGTTTGCACCAAG TGGTTCCTGGGCTGCAGTTGGAGGCATGGATAAAAAACTTATCATCTGGGATATAGAGCATTTATTACCCCGAGGCACTTGTGAACATGAG GATGGAGTGACATGTTTGGCATGGCTTGGTGCGTCTTATGTGGCTTCTGGTTGTGTGGATGGTAAGGTGAGATTGTGGGACAGCCGGTCTGGTGAATGCGTAAAAACATTGAAGGGGCACTCTGATGCCATTCAGTCTCTTTCTGTGTCTTCTAATCGCAATTACCTTGTCTCGGCCTCGGTTGATGGAACAGCTTGTGCTTTTGAGGTTGAAAATTTTCGGTGA
- the LOC100790414 gene encoding angio-associated migratory cell protein isoform X2, whose translation MSAPPHHDDDDDNEEVFLDESDIIHEVAMDNEDLPDADDDSELLEEDEDGDFVHKFTAHTGELYSVACSPTDADLVATAGGDDRGFLWKIGQGDWAFELQGHEESVSSLAFSYDGQCLASGSLDGIIKVWDVSGNLEGKKFEGPGGGIEWLRWHPRGHILLAGSEDFSIWMWNTDNAALLNTFIGHGDSVTCGDFTPDGKIICTGSDDATLRIWNPKTGESTHVVRGHPYHTEGLTCLTINSTSTLALSGSKDGSVHIVNITTGRVVDNNALASHSDSIECVGFAPRME comes from the exons ATGAGTGCTCCACCTCATCATGATGATGACGACGACAACGAAGAAGTTTTCCTTGATGAGTCTGACATCATCCATGAAGTTGCCATGGATAATGAAGATCTTCCTGACgctgatgatgattctgaactCCTCG AAGAGGATGAGGATGGTGATTTTGTGCACAAATTCACTGCTCATACCG GGGAGTTGTACTCAGTTGCCTGCAGCCCAACAGATGCAGACTTGGTGGCTACTGCAGGCGGTGATGACAGAGGATTTCTCTGGAAGATTGGCCAAGGGGATTGGGCTTTTGAGCTTCAAG GTCACGAAGAATCTGTATCCAGTTTAGCTTTTAGCTATGATGGACAGTGTTTGGCATCAGGAAGCTTAGATGGAATTATTAAAGTCTGGGATGTATCTGGAAATTTGGAAGGTAAAAAATTTGAAGGACCTGGAGGGGGCATTGAG TGGCTTAGGTGGCATCCAAGAGGACACATACTCTTAGCTGGTTCTGAGGATTTCAGCATTTGGATGTGGAATACTGATAATGCTGCCTTACTTAATACATTTATTGGTCATGGTGATAGTGTAACCTGTGGTGATTTTACTCCCGATG GGAAAATAATATGTACTGGTTCTGATGATGCAACCTTGAGAATATGGAATCCAAAAACTGGAGAAAGCACTCATGTTGTGCGGG GCCATCCATATCATACCGAGGGATTAACATGCTTGACAATAAATTCAACTTCAACTCTTGCTCTTTCTGGTTCTAAGGATGGATCGGTCCATATTGTGAATATCACCACAGGAAGA GTTGTTGATAATAATGCCCTTGCTTCTCATTCAGATTCCATTGAGTGTGTTGGGTTTGCACCAAG GATGGAGTGA
- the LOC100789884 gene encoding somatic embryogenesis receptor kinase 2: MERKFMALGFIWWVVLVHPLCLISANMEGDALHSLRTNLQDPNNVLQSWDPTLVNPCTWFHVTCNNDNSVIRVDLGNAALSGQLVPQLGQLKNLQYLELYSNNITGPIPSDLGNLTNLVSLDLYLNHFTGPIPDSLGKLSKLRFLRLNNNSLSGPIPMSLTNITALQVLDLSNNHLSGVVPDNGSFSLFTPISFANNLDLCGPVTGHPCPGSPPFSPPPPFVPPPPISAPGGNGATGAIAGGVAAGAALLFAAPAIAFAWWRRRKPQEFFFDVPAEEDPEVHLGQLKRFSLRELQVATDSFSNKNILGRGGFGKVYKGRLADGSLVAVKRLKEERTPGGELQFQTEVEMISMAVHRNLLRLRGFCMTPTERLLVYPYMANGSVASCLRERPPHQEPLDWPTRKRIALGSARGLSYLHDHCDPKIIHRDVKAANILLDEEFEAVVGDFGLAKLMDYKDTHVTTAVRGTIGHIAPEYLSTGKSSEKTDVFGYGIMLLELITGQRAFDLARLANDDDVMLLDWVKGLLKEKKLEMLVDPDLQNNYIEAEVEQLIQVALLCTQGSPMDRPKMSEVVRMLEGDGLAERWDEWQKVEVLRQEVELAPHPNSDWIVDSTENLHAVELSGPR, encoded by the exons GAGATGCTTTGCATAGTCTGAGGACAAACTTACAGGATCCCAACAATGTTTTGCAAAGTTGGGATCCTACACTTGTTAATCCATGTACATGGTTTCATGTAACATGCAACAATGATAATAGTGTCATAAGAGT TGATCTGGGGAATGCTGCACTGTCTGGTCAACTTGTTCCGCAGCTTGGTCAGCTCAAGAATTTGCAGTATTT GGAACTCTACAGCAATAACATTACTGGCCCTATTCCAAGTGACCTGGGGAATCTTACTAACTTGGTGAGCTTGGATCTGTACCTAAATCATTTCACTGGCCCAATCCCAGATTCATTGGGCAAGTTGTCAAAATTGCGTTTCCT TCGGCTTAACAATAACAGCTTGTCAGGTCCTATCCCCATGTCACTGACTAATATTACAGCTCTCCAAGTTCT GGATTTGTCTAATAATCATCTATCAGGAGTGGTTCCTGATAATGGCTCCTTCTCATTATTCACTCCTATCAG TTTTGCAAACAACTTGGATCTATGTGGACCTGTCACTGGGCACCCTTGTCCAGGCTCTCCTCCATTTtctcctcctcccccttttGTCCCTCCACCTCCAATTTCTGCCCCAG GAGGTAATGGTGCCACCGGAGCAATAGCTGGAGGAGTTGCTGCTGGTGCTGCTCTATTATTTGCTGCACCTGCAATTGCATTTGCCTGGTGGCGTCGAAGGAAACCACAAGAATTTTTCTTTGATGTGCCTG CTGAAGAGGATCCTGAAGTCCATCTGGGACAGCTTAAGAGGTTCTCACTACGAGAACTGCAAGTTGCAACAGATAGTTTCAGTAATAAGAACATTCTTGGGAGGGGAGGATTTGGTAAGGTGTACAAAGGACGTTTGGCAGATGGTTCATTGGTGGCTGTGAAAAGATTGAAAGAGGAACGCACACCAGGTGGGGAGCTTCAGTTTCAGACTGAAGTAGAGATGATTAGCATGGCTGTGCATAGAAATCTCCTTCGACTACGTGGGTTCTGTATGACACCAACAGAAAGGCTACTTGTTTATCCCTACATGGCTAATGGAAGTGTTGCTTCATGCTTAAGAG AGCGTCCTCCACATCAAGAACCCCTGGATTGGCCAACTAGAAAAAGAATAGCTTTGGGATCAGCAAGGGGTCTTTCATATTTGCATGATCATTGTGACCCGAAGATTATTCATCGTGATGTGAAAGCTGCAAACATATTGCTGGATGAAGAGTTTGAGGCTGTTGTTGGGGACTTTGGATTGGCCAAACTTATGGATTACAAGGACACGCATGTGACAACTGCTGTACGGGGAACTATTGGGCATATAGCTCCTGAGTACCTCTCCACCGGTAAATCTTCAGAGAAAACTGACGTTTTTGGTTATGGTATCATGCTTCTGGAGCTGATAACTGGACAGAGAGCTTTTGACCTTGCTCGACTCGCTAATGACGATGATGTTATGCTGCTTGATTGG GTAAAAGGACTTCTGAAAGAGAAAAAGCTTGAAATGTTGGTTGATCCTGATCTACAAAACAACTATATAGAAGCTGAGGTAGAACAGTTAATCCAGGTTGCACTGCTCTGCACACAAGGTTCCCCGATGGACCGACCAAAGATGTCAGAAGTGGTGAGAATGCTTGAAGGTGATGGCTTGGCAGAAAGATGGGATGAGTGGCAAAAGGTGGAAGTTCTCCGGCAGGAGGTGGAGCTGGCCCCTCATCCTAATTCTGATTGGATCGTCGACTCAACCGAAAATCTGCATGCAGTAGAGTTATCTGGTCCAAGGTGA